GCAGCAATGCGTCCAGTTCAGGCCCTTACAATAGGAGCGTACAAACAGAGTAGCGTACACATCTTATTTAAATGTACCATGTAAGTAATTTATCAGACAGACTATTTGATTGGACTTTCATGCTTTGGACGGGAAAGAGGAAGGATTAGCGGCAGGAATCTTGACGTACCCCATTTTCTTAGGGCTCACATCGAAATCATATTCATCATCCGATTCCTGGAGATAGTGACCCCCATTGTTTGAGAACAGAGACCAAGCCATGTACATGGTAACAGCTGTGAGGGCACCGCAGCCGACCCCAAAAAGCAAAGCGATGACGACGCTGAGAATGTCCTTAGACCGATCTCGTAGAGAGCTCAAATCGAAAACGCCCAGAGTGTTCCCTTGCTTGCGCTCCTGTCGCTGTACTTGGCTCGATCCTGTAGGAAATCCGCGGTGACCGAGGAAGAAACCGGGTTTAGAATCGTGTTGGACGGCGGGGAAAGCGGTGGTGAAGATTGTCACGAATCCCGAGGAGGAAGATGACGGATCGGAGGTCGGGAGATTGACGTAAATGACATCGCGTGTGGGATTAGGGTTGAGGCGAAAGATGGGTTCTCTAGTCAGGGTAAACGAGTCAGAGTAGACTAACAGAGTCTTGCAAGGTCTTCCAGCTA
The sequence above is drawn from the Punica granatum isolate Tunisia-2019 chromosome 5, ASM765513v2, whole genome shotgun sequence genome and encodes:
- the LOC116207977 gene encoding uncharacterized protein LOC116207977, which produces MASTTAGRFFIPLLSMVLIQLGLLLPVAGRPCKTLLVYSDSFTLTREPIFRLNPNPTRDVIYVNLPTSDPSSSSSGFVTIFTTAFPAVQHDSKPGFFLGHRGFPTGSSQVQRQERKQGNTLGVFDLSSLRDRSKDILSVVIALLFGVGCGALTAVTMYMAWSLFSNNGGHYLQESDDEYDFDVSPKKMGYVKIPAANPSSFPSKA